In Glycine max cultivar Williams 82 chromosome 7, Glycine_max_v4.0, whole genome shotgun sequence, a single window of DNA contains:
- the LOC100789237 gene encoding synaptotagmin-4 — MSLKKRALSINIEEAAVDFFNHLLQEKPRIPVFIPLILIAWAIERWVFSASTWVPLALAVWTTIQYGRYQRKLLVEDLDKKWKRIILNVSPITPLEHCEWLNKLLTEVWSNYFNPKFSIRISAIVEKRLKLRKPRLLERVELQEFSLGSCPPSLALQGMRWSTIGDQRFLQLGFDWDTNEMSILLLAKLAKPLIGTARIVINSLHIKGDLLASPILDGKALLYSFVSTPEVRIGVAFGSGGSQSLPATEWPGVSSWLEKLFTDTLAKTMVEPRRRCFTLPAVDLRKKAVGGIIYIRVISANKLSRSCFKTSRRQPNGTSNGCSEDNFDDKDLQTFVEVEIEELTRRTDVRLGSTPRWDAPFNMVLHDNAGTLRFNLHESSPNNVRCDYLASCEIKLRHVEDDSTIMWAIGPDSGVIAKQAQFCGEEIEMVVPFEGSNSGELKVSIVVKEWQYSDGSHSLNSLRSSSSQQSINGSPNFQLRTGRKINVTVVEGKDLAAKDKSGKFDPYIKLQYGKVVQKTRTVHTPNPAWNQTFEFDEIGGGEYLKIKGFSEEIFGDENIGSAHVNLEGLVEGSVRDVWIPLERVRSGELRLQISIRADDQEGSRGSGLGLGNGWIELVLIEGRGLVAADVRGTSDPFVRVHYGNFKKKTKVIYKTLNPQWNQTLEFPDDGSQLMLYVKDHNALLPTSSIGECVVEYQRLPPNQTADKWIPLQGVKRGEIHIQITRKVPEMQKRQSLDSEPSLSKLHQIPNQIKQMMIKFRSFIEDGNLEGLSATLSELETLEDTQEGYIVQLETEQMLLLSKIKELGQEIINSSPSLSRRSYSIGN, encoded by the exons ATGAGCTTGAAGAAAAGGGCACTTTCCATTAACATTGAAGAGGCTGCTGTGGACTTCTTCAACCACCTCTTGCAGGAGAAGCCTAGGATTCCAGTCTTTATTCCTTTGATTCTGATTGCTTGGGCAATTGAGAGATGGGTCTTCTCTGCCTCCACTTGGGTTCCTCTTGCACTTGCTGTGTGGACTACTATACAG TACGGTAGATACCAACGCAAACTGCTTGTGGAGGATTTGGATAAGAAATGGAAGCGAATCATACTGAACGTTTCG CCCATCACACCATTGGAGCACTGTGAGTGGCTGAATAAGTTGTTGACAGAAGTCTGGTCCAACTATTTTAATCCCAAGTTTTCAATAAGGATATCTGCTATAGTTGAG AAACGTTTAAAGCTCCGGAAACCAAGGCTCCTA GAAAGAGTTGAACTGCAGGAGTTTTCGCTAGGATCATGCCCCCCTAGCTTGGCTCTGCAAGGGATGCGGTGGTCAACTATTGGTGATCag AGATTTCTGCAACTGGGTTTTGATTGGGATACAAATGAAATGAGCATTTTGTTGCTTGCTAAGCTTGCAAAGCCATTGATTGGAACTGCTCGAATTGTGATTAACAGTCTTCATATCAAGGGTGAT CTTCTTGCCTCACCAATTCTAGATGGAAAAGCACTCCTGTATTCTTTTGTATCAACTCCTGAGGTGAGAATAGGAGTTGCCTTTGGAAGCGGTGGAAGCCAATCACTTCCTGCCACTGAATGGCCTGGTGTTTCTTCTTGGCTG GAAAAACTTTTTACTGACACCTTGGCTAAAACCATGGTAGAACCTCGGCGTCGTTGTTTCACTTTGCCAGCTGTTGATTTAAGGAAAAAAGCAGTTGGAGGCATTATATATATTAGAGTGATTTCAGCAAATAAACTTTCTAGGAGTTGCTTTAAGACATCTAGGAGGCAACCAAATGGTACATCCAATGGTTGTTCAGAGGATAATTTTGATGATAAGGATCTACAAACATTTGTAGAGGTAGAAATTGAGGAATTAACAAGGAGAACAGATGTCAGACTGGGTTCAACCCCCAGATGGGATGCACCATTTAATATGGTTTTACACGATAATGCAGGAACTCTACGTTTCAATCTTCACGAGAGTAGTCCCAACAACGTGAGATGTGACTACCTAGCAAGTTGTGAAATCAAG TTGAGGCATGTTGAAGATGATTCAACAATTATGTGGGCAATAGGACCTGATTCTGGAGTCATAGCAAAGCAAGCACAGTTTTGCggagaagaaattgaaatggttgtCCCATTTGAGGGGTCCAACTCAGGAGAG TTGAAGGTGAGCATTGTAGTAAAAGAGTGGCAATATTCTGATGGTTCACATAGTTTGAATAGTCTCCGGAGTAGCAGCTCTCAGCAGTCAATTAATGGATCACCAAATTTTCAGTTAAGAACTGGAAGGAAAATTAATGTAACTGTTGTGGAAGGAAAGGATCTTGCTGCAAAAGACAAATCTGGAAAATTTGACCCTTACATCAAATTGCAGTATGGAAAG GTTGTCCAGAAAACAAGGACTGTTCATACTCCAAATCCTGCCTGGAATCAGACGTTTGAATTCGATGAGATTGGTGGTGGggaatacttaaaaataaaaggtttttCTGAAGAAATTTTCGGAGATGAAAACATTGGTAGTGCACATGTGAATTTGGAAGGACTGGTTGAGGGCTCAGTCAGGGACGTATGGATCCCTCTTGAAAGAGTGCGTTCAGGAGAATTAAGACTTCAAATATCAATTAGAGCGGATGATCAAGAAGGATCGAGG GGTTCAGGTTTGGGCTTAGGAAATGGTTGGATTGAACTTGTTCTGATAGAGGGAAGGGGTCTAGTTGCTGCCGATGTCAGAGGCACAAGTGATCCATTTGTGAGGGTACACTAcggaaattttaagaaaaagacaAAG GTCATATACAAAACTCTTAACCCTCAGTGGAACCAGACCTTAGAGTTCCCTGATGATGGAAGTCAACTAATGCTTTATGTCAAGGACCACAATGCATTACTACCCACATCAAGTATAGGTGAATGTGTTGTAGAATATCAAAGGTTGCCTCCCAACCAGACCGCTGACAAGTGGATACCTCTCCAAGGGGTGAAAAGGGGTGAAATTCACATCCAAATTACTAGAAAAGTTCCAGAGATGCAGAAGAGGCAAAGTCTAGACTCTGAACCTTCCTTGAGTAAACTACACCAAATTCCTAACCAG ATAAAACAGATGATGATCAAGTTCAGGTCCTTCATAGAGGATGGAAATCTTGAAGGACTCTCTGCAACATTGAGTGAGCTAGAAACTCTAGAGGATACACAAGAAGGGTATATAGTTCAGCTGGAGACTGAGCAAATGCTTCTTCTCAGCAAAATAAAGGAACTTggccaagagatcattaattcTTCTCCTTCCCTGAGCAGGAGATCTTATTCAATTGGAAACTGA
- the LOC100789768 gene encoding VQ motif-containing protein 20, protein MSPSQFHAKKQTTSTTNNNNINGLLSPSLRINKESHLIKKSSSTSPSSSSTSSSSLVNSAMTQAMPMSLYKQTPPQQQQCHPVIIYTHSPKVIHTQPKDFMSLVQKLTGLSRSDEKEDEDGGNPTPQQPSNQKFGGDVAVAVGDKESGRKNEDNETSSVITTEENYCSSVGENQVNSCFMMGEPSMLEPRLNPYVTNLPVLAPSSAEFACSSQPFLNYTDSLFFSHNMRNSIPSSVTLEGMKEFREH, encoded by the coding sequence ATGAGTCCCTCACAATTCCATGCAAAGAAACAAACTACCTCCAccaccaataacaacaacattAATGGGTTGCTATCACCATCTTTGAGAATCAACAAGGAatcacatttaataaaaaaatcatcatctaCATCACCATCATCGtcatcaacatcatcatcatccctTGTTAATAGTGCCATGACACAGGCAATGCCAATGTCATTATACAAACAAACgccaccacaacaacaacaatgccaCCCGGTAATTATCTACACACATTCTCCAAAGGTCATTCATACTCAGCCTAAAGATTTCATGTCATTGGTGCAAAAGCTCACCGGCCTCTCTCGCTCAGATGAAAAGGAGGATGAGGACGGTGGCAACCCAACGCCGCAACAACCCTCAAACCAGAAATTTGGGGGTGACGTTGCGGTGGCCGTGGGAGACAAAGAAAGTGGTCGAAAAAATGAGGACAACGAGACATCATCGGTCATAACAACCGAAGAAAATTATTGTAGTAGCGTGGGAGAAAACCAAGTTAACTCTTGTTTCATGATGGGGGAGCCATCAATGCTAGAGCCTAGGTTGAACCCTTACGTGACAAATTTGCCGGTGTTGGCACCGAGCTCGGCGGAGTTTGCGTGTTCGAGTCAGCCATTCTTGAATTACACGgattctttgtttttctctcaTAACATGAGGAACTCTATTCCATCATCTGTGACATTGGAAGGGATGAAAGAGTTCCGTGAGCATTGA
- the LOC100803163 gene encoding uncharacterized protein, with product MAVASKTRNMLEGLVKEGSLKWLLGKKSYFGEEFEEMENSPSAGKNFIRELSPVANLVVRRCSKILRTSSSDLLESFNQEASDSMKHPSRYARNFLEYCCFKALFLTTQMTGHLFDKTFRRLTYDMMLAWEAPAADSQPLTNVDEDISVGLEAFCRIAPSIPIIANVIISENLFEVLSSSTGGRLQFPIYDKYLTGLERAVRKMKSNSESSLLVAVRSSKGEKILEVDGTVTTQPVLEHVGISTWPGRLILTDHALHFEALRVVSYDKPKRYELSEDLKQVVKPELTGPWGTRLFDKAVFYSSSSLSEPVVLEFPELKGHARRDYWLAIIQEILYVHKFISKYKLKGVARDEALWKAVLGILRLQAIQDISSTIPIQNDALLMFNLCDQLPGGDLILETLANMPNLRESDHENDFKGGSGMYSISALDMVSNLGFVFGASSNNSNESRIAVGEISVGEMTELERAVKESKNNHKKVISAQATVDGVKVDGIDTNLAVMKELLFPLNELGKSLQSLAYWDDPRKSLVFCLFFSYIIYRGWLGYAVALVLLLLAVFMIITRCFSQGRSVPEVKVIAPPPLNTMEQLLAVQNAVSQAEQLIQDGNVILLKFRGLLLSIFPQATEKLAFGLLSTALILAFLPTKYIILLLFLEIFTRYSPPRKASTERLTRRLKEWWFSIPAAPVTLERDKEEKKRK from the exons ATGGCCGTCGCTAGCAAAACCAGAAATATGCTTGAAGGTCTGGTAAAAGAAGGATCATTGAAATGGTTGCTTGGCAAGAAGAGTTACTTTggtgaagaatttgaagagatggAAAATTCTCCTTCTGCTGGGAAGAACTTTATACGAGAGCTCTCTCCTGTTGCAAACCTAGTTGTTCGTAGATGCTCAAA AATCCTTAGGACCTCTTCAAGTGATCTTCTGGAGAGCTTCAATCAAGAGGCTTCTGATTCTATGAAGCATCCATCACGATATGCGAGGAACTTTTTGGAATATTGTTGTTTCAAGGCACTTTTCCTGACAACACAAATGACTGGTCATCTCTTTGATAAAACATTCCGGCGTTTGACATATGACATGATGTTAGCTTGGGAGGCCCCGGCTGCTGACAGCCAACCTTTAACTAAT GTCGATGAGGACATATCTGTTGGTTTAGAAGCTTTCTGCCGAATAGCTCCTTCAATTCCTATCATTGCCAATGTCATCATTAGTGAAAATCTTTTTGAGGTGCTGAGTTCATCAACTGGTGGTCGCCTTCAGTTCCCCATCTATGACAAGTACCTCACTGGCCTGGAAAG GGCTGTAAGAAAAATGAAGAGCAATTCAGAGTCGTCTCTCCTGGTGGCTGTAagatcctctaaaggtgagaagATTCTCGAGGTTGATGGAACAGTGACAACACAGCCAGTCCTTGAGCATGTAGGAATATCCACATGGCCTG GAAGGCTAATCTTGACAGATCATGCACTTCATTTTGAAGCACTTCGCGTTGTATCATATGACAAACCAAAAAGATATGAGTTATCAGAAGATCTTAAACAAGTTGTTAAACCTGAGTTGACTGGACCATGGGGTACTCGACTTTTTGACAAGGCAGTCTTCTATAGCTCATCATCCTT ATCAGAACCAGTTGTACTAGAGTTTCCAGAACTGAAAGGTCATGCTCGTCGTGATTATTGGCTAGCTATCATCCAAGAGATTCTATATGTTCACAAATTCATAAGCAAGTATAAACTTAAAGGGGTTGCACGGGATGAAGCGCTTTGGAAGGCTGTTTTAGGAATTTTGCGTTTACAAGCCATTCAAGATATTAGTTCCACGATTCCTATACAGAATGATGCTCTTCTCATGTTTAATTTATGTGATCAGCTTCCAGGCGGAGACTTGATATTAGAAACCCTTGCAAATATGCCTAACTTAAGAGAGTCAGATcatgagaatgatttcaagggTGGAAGTGGAATGTATTCTATCTCAGCTTTGGACATGGTTTCTAACTTGGGATTTGTATTTGGAGCAAGTTCAAACAACTCAAATGAGAGTAGGATTGCTGTGGGTGAAATATCTGTTGGAGAAATGACTGAATTGGAAAGAGCAGTTAAAGAATCTAAGAACAATCATAAAAAGGTCATATCTGCACAAGCGACAGTTGATGGTGTTAAAGTTGATGGTATCGACACCAATCTGGCTGTCATGAAG GAGTTACTTTTTCCTCTAAATGAACTTGGGAAGTCTCTTCAGTCCTTGGCATATTGGGATGATCCACGGAAGTCTTtagtgttttgtttgtttttcagtTACATCATCTACAG GGGTTGGCTTGGCTATGCAGTAGCGCTGGTGCTCTTGTTACTTGcagtttttatgataattactcGATGTTTTAGCCAAGGTAGGTCAGTTCCTGAAGTTAAAGTAATTGCCCCACCACCGTTGAATACAATGGAACAGCTTTTGGCTGTTCAGAATGCTGTCTCTCAAGCTGAACAGCTCATCCAGGATGGTAACGTAATTCTGCTCAAGTTCCGTGGCTTGTTGCTGTCCATTTTCCCTCAG GCCACGGAGAAGTTAGCCTTTGGTCTTCTATCAACAGCCTTGATTTTGGCTTTCTTGCCTACTAAATACATAATTCTGCTACTCTTCTTGGAGATATTTACAAGATATTCACCTCCAAGAAAAGCTAGCACTGAGAGATTGACGAGGAGATTAAAGGAATGGTGGTTCAGCATACCAGCAGCTCCTGTTACACTTGAAAGAGataaagaggaaaagaaaagaaaatag